One segment of Candidatus Nitrospira nitrificans DNA contains the following:
- a CDS encoding HPF/RaiA family ribosome-associated protein, producing the protein MQIQVNTDNHIHGREEIVALVETSVEGAVGRFRDRITRVEAHLSDTNSHKTKDDDIRCVLEARLAGHQPIAVTHQASTVELALSGAADKLERSMESTLGRLKER; encoded by the coding sequence ATGCAGATTCAGGTCAATACGGATAACCACATCCATGGACGTGAGGAGATTGTCGCTCTTGTCGAGACCAGTGTGGAAGGAGCCGTCGGCCGATTTCGTGATCGGATTACACGGGTCGAAGCGCATCTCAGCGATACCAACAGCCACAAAACAAAAGATGACGATATCCGCTGCGTCCTGGAAGCCAGACTAGCCGGTCACCAGCCCATCGCCGTGACCCATCAGGCCTCGACGGTCGAACTGGCGTTGAGCGGAGCGGCGGACAAGCTCGAGCGGTCGATGGAAAGCACGCTCGGCCGATTGAAGGAGCGATAG
- a CDS encoding glycosyltransferase family 2 protein, with amino-acid sequence MKTPSGSHSNPWASVIIPIKDERENLSPLIASLLKVMDSHELSRTRPYEILFVDDGSSDGSGDELDRLARDHAQVRVFHFDRNYGKTCALEAGFRQSAGEIIIQIDGDLQQDSEDILKLVPYTASHDLVCGWRQQRQDGFVKMLSSRIANRVRNVFTHDGVHDTGCPLKVFRRPVLERIRLFEGMHRFFPALALMHGFTVTEVPVRHYPRIHGVSKYGMGNRLFKSLYDLIAVRWMQHRVLRYKFRDN; translated from the coding sequence ATGAAGACGCCATCCGGTTCTCATTCCAATCCCTGGGCCTCCGTCATCATCCCGATCAAGGATGAACGAGAGAACCTATCTCCTCTGATAGCAAGCCTGTTGAAAGTCATGGATTCGCACGAACTATCACGCACCCGCCCGTACGAGATTCTCTTCGTTGACGATGGGAGCAGCGACGGAAGCGGCGACGAGCTGGACCGATTGGCTCGCGATCATGCTCAGGTCCGCGTATTTCACTTCGACCGCAATTACGGCAAGACTTGCGCGCTTGAGGCCGGCTTTCGGCAATCCGCAGGCGAGATCATCATCCAGATCGACGGAGACCTTCAACAGGACAGCGAAGATATCTTGAAGCTGGTCCCCTATACCGCCTCTCATGACCTGGTCTGCGGATGGAGGCAGCAACGACAGGACGGCTTCGTGAAGATGCTCTCCTCGCGAATCGCGAACCGCGTTCGAAACGTGTTTACTCATGACGGTGTCCATGATACAGGCTGCCCTCTCAAAGTCTTTCGGCGCCCGGTGTTGGAGCGGATTCGCCTGTTTGAGGGAATGCACCGATTTTTTCCGGCGCTCGCCTTGATGCATGGTTTTACCGTGACCGAGGTGCCGGTTCGGCATTATCCGCGCATTCATGGGGTCTCCAAATACGGCATGGGGAACCGCCTGTTCAAGTCGCTCTATGATCTGATCGCGGTTCGATGGATGCAGCATCGAGTGTTGCGCTACAAATTCCGTGACAACTGA
- a CDS encoding class I SAM-dependent methyltransferase, which produces MLQDADALPQLIGEYKPLDQWQIHLNQIFYGLRGDKLRSYYQTFASADFRLAHALAADYFERVTKREKTRNRQPGDSSRATPHPSPLTVLELGPGNGNLAACFLSHLQALDKEGAVYPHVRYVMVDWEESVLAGALAHPDLAVHRDHVDTHCGSVEQVEGIADGTVDRIICNELWNDLPTKLLAKHDGEVEEEYLRPNLSEALHAKIQDWSAFVRAFQEKDLITLKTFPPFLDELVWEKEYRKVEWKDMPYRKTIVEFLQSIDQEVLVPANVGAFATLKEAKRLLAPDAIGFSAFDAGTADRDVLNDPEKPCYGQFGGQYSFMINFALVDAVAKQLGLKQTTFEPQREFVGRSLNTNVITLMDLLATHPIAGPKLRPWEQDRLVLKTISALNETFESPYRHRLEFPLSAHMPPDERETLGAILRALTDHGIPDTVAYVTEEELARAQTDLEAIGYESDAIRMALSVPPSPVEYCHFACR; this is translated from the coding sequence ATGTTGCAAGACGCCGACGCCCTTCCCCAGTTAATCGGGGAATACAAACCGCTCGATCAATGGCAGATCCATCTCAACCAGATCTTTTATGGGCTGCGAGGGGACAAACTCCGTTCGTACTATCAAACGTTCGCCTCGGCCGACTTTCGGCTCGCCCATGCGCTGGCGGCCGACTATTTCGAGCGCGTCACCAAACGGGAAAAGACGAGAAATCGTCAACCGGGTGATTCCTCGCGCGCGACTCCTCATCCCTCACCCCTTACCGTTCTAGAGCTGGGGCCCGGCAACGGCAACCTTGCGGCCTGCTTTCTCAGCCATCTTCAGGCCCTCGACAAAGAGGGCGCGGTCTACCCACATGTGCGGTATGTCATGGTCGATTGGGAAGAGTCGGTGTTGGCCGGGGCTCTGGCCCATCCGGACCTGGCAGTGCATCGGGATCATGTGGATACCCATTGTGGATCAGTGGAGCAGGTGGAGGGTATAGCTGATGGGACGGTTGACCGGATCATCTGTAACGAGCTGTGGAACGATCTGCCGACAAAGTTGTTGGCAAAACATGACGGCGAGGTCGAGGAAGAATATCTCCGTCCCAATCTGAGCGAGGCACTCCATGCCAAGATTCAAGATTGGTCGGCCTTCGTCCGGGCTTTTCAAGAGAAGGACCTCATAACGCTCAAGACGTTCCCTCCGTTTCTTGATGAACTGGTCTGGGAAAAGGAATACCGCAAAGTCGAATGGAAGGACATGCCCTATCGGAAAACGATCGTCGAATTTCTCCAGTCTATCGACCAAGAAGTCTTGGTGCCGGCCAACGTAGGCGCCTTCGCGACCCTGAAAGAGGCCAAGCGACTGCTGGCTCCGGACGCGATCGGATTCAGCGCCTTCGATGCGGGGACCGCCGATAGGGACGTCTTGAACGATCCCGAAAAGCCCTGCTACGGCCAGTTCGGCGGGCAATATAGTTTCATGATCAACTTCGCGCTAGTCGACGCTGTGGCCAAACAGCTGGGTCTCAAGCAGACGACCTTCGAACCACAGCGGGAATTTGTCGGGCGATCGTTGAATACGAACGTGATCACGCTTATGGATCTGCTGGCGACCCATCCGATCGCGGGACCGAAGCTTCGGCCATGGGAACAAGATAGGCTTGTGCTGAAGACCATCAGTGCATTGAACGAAACATTCGAAAGTCCCTACCGTCATCGGCTCGAGTTTCCCTTAAGCGCCCATATGCCGCCGGACGAGCGAGAGACCTTGGGCGCGATCTTACGCGCGCTCACAGACCACGGCATTCCCGACACCGTGGCCTACGTGACCGAAGAAGAACTCGCCCGTGCCCAAACAGATCTGGAAGCGATCGGCTACGAGAGTGATGCTATCCGCATGGCCTTGAGTGTCCCGCCGAGCCCGGTTGAATACTGCCACTTCGCATGTCGGTGA
- a CDS encoding APC family permease: protein MVMNEPSTPVFLSAVEDAPKTLNRSLSLWNSLTIGFATVSPVAGLYAIIGVQTVVTGGGWFAALALCLVMQLLVATVYAELSSQIPIAGGAYKWARQLGGATTGTYAGAIYVSSTIAMLTTTAYTGGVWLAIFFGSGSGTGVTLVIWGAVFMLICTLLNLIHVAVFKFLISLGVYAEIVGSFGVALLLFFFFRQHEFSELFAHLGTGTAPSHTAAFLAALAISGWAFIGFDACSTIAEETHDPKRMVPRAIFFSLCMVGSVVLFNSAALTLSFNRETLQHTSAASDPVTPVIVANFGAWAETPFLAIVMIAFLACGSSMVQYTSRIVFSMAREGSMPAVLSRVTAAGAPRNAVLFTVLLAALGLLFGLNDEAVATVLAFGTGGLYAMFAMTTGVGLYTRLTGRWDPSQGQLKLGSWGLLINAAAFLWSLFEFVNIAWPRPYAVSPDAPWWQLWAVPLVLGSILGVTTLYLLVVRTTSSDALSPRESTPTRE from the coding sequence ATGGTCATGAATGAACCTTCGACTCCGGTTTTCCTTTCTGCCGTTGAAGATGCTCCCAAGACACTCAACCGCAGCCTCAGTCTCTGGAACAGCCTCACCATCGGCTTCGCCACCGTCTCACCGGTGGCCGGATTGTACGCCATTATCGGTGTGCAGACGGTCGTGACGGGTGGCGGGTGGTTTGCGGCGTTGGCGCTCTGTTTGGTGATGCAGCTGCTGGTGGCAACCGTGTACGCGGAGTTGTCCTCGCAGATTCCGATCGCGGGGGGCGCATACAAATGGGCGAGACAGCTCGGAGGCGCCACTACCGGCACCTATGCCGGGGCCATCTACGTCAGTTCCACGATCGCGATGCTCACCACGACCGCCTATACCGGCGGGGTCTGGCTGGCGATTTTTTTCGGATCAGGAAGCGGAACAGGCGTCACGCTCGTGATATGGGGTGCGGTGTTTATGCTGATCTGCACCCTCCTCAACCTGATCCATGTCGCCGTATTCAAGTTCCTTATTTCTCTGGGCGTCTATGCGGAAATCGTCGGCTCGTTCGGCGTCGCGCTGTTGCTGTTCTTCTTTTTTCGGCAGCATGAGTTCTCCGAACTGTTCGCCCATCTGGGGACAGGAACCGCACCCAGCCACACCGCGGCGTTTCTAGCGGCGCTTGCCATTTCCGGGTGGGCGTTCATCGGCTTCGATGCCTGCTCGACCATCGCCGAGGAAACGCATGACCCCAAACGGATGGTGCCGCGAGCGATCTTTTTCTCTCTCTGCATGGTGGGAAGCGTCGTGCTCTTCAACTCTGCCGCCCTGACCCTCAGCTTCAACCGCGAGACGTTACAGCACACGAGCGCCGCGTCCGATCCCGTCACACCGGTGATCGTCGCCAACTTTGGCGCTTGGGCCGAGACTCCCTTTCTGGCGATTGTCATGATCGCGTTCCTGGCCTGCGGGTCATCCATGGTCCAGTACACCTCTCGTATCGTGTTTTCCATGGCTCGCGAAGGCAGTATGCCGGCCGTCCTCAGTCGGGTGACTGCCGCCGGCGCTCCGCGGAATGCCGTGCTGTTCACGGTACTGCTGGCCGCCCTGGGATTACTTTTCGGTCTCAATGATGAAGCCGTCGCCACGGTACTGGCGTTCGGCACGGGCGGATTGTACGCCATGTTTGCGATGACCACGGGCGTCGGACTCTACACCCGTCTCACGGGTCGCTGGGACCCTTCGCAAGGCCAACTGAAGCTGGGCTCGTGGGGGTTACTGATCAATGCAGCGGCGTTTCTCTGGTCACTCTTTGAATTCGTCAATATCGCGTGGCCACGTCCCTATGCCGTATCGCCCGATGCCCCTTGGTGGCAACTCTGGGCTGTCCCGCTGGTTCTCGGAAGTATCCTAGGTGTGACCACGCTGTATCTCCTGGTCGTGAGAACGACAAGTAGCGACGCTCTGAGTCCGCGGGAGTCGACACCAACTCGAGAATGA